One Diospyros lotus cultivar Yz01 chromosome 1, ASM1463336v1, whole genome shotgun sequence genomic window carries:
- the LOC127795771 gene encoding probable membrane-associated kinase regulator 2: MEAFTLLKFWRISPPSDRSAGYDNTTTASTTTAGAASAALDPDEEDSFFDLDFDVPGPYGEEKKNSKDANINSFDSDEEDVDHDLAKTDGEVRSGFVESPNDVFYKDGESSSKPLSPISFLRSPPKFRVFMLFRKPKLEKPEAASDALPSPPSPKQPHQQSKRFGAKCKVEEVPIFSLLSRANSSRSKLQRQSSDDASSKRFSKDAVQKYLKLINIKPLYVRVSKRYTDKLKLSDDFATSSPTSSPATSAPLRAGSKHLGKSRSASSASGVLPPPARRDDSLQLQHDGIQSAILHCKRSYNSRDFCVLSRSSSHPSRETDLSQYRSSSHQEDKKRSSI, from the exons ATGGAAGCCTTCACCTTGCTGAAATTCTGGCGGATTTCCCCACCCAGTGATCGTTCCGCCGGCTACGATAACACCACCACTGCCAGTACTACTACCGCCGGTGCAGCAAGTGCGGCGCTGGATCCCGACGAGGAAGACTCTTTCTTCGATTTGGATTTCGACGTGCCTGGCCCTTACGGCGAGGAGAAAAAGAACTCCAAAGATGCGAACATCAACAGCTTTGACAGTGACGAAGAGGATGTTGATCATGACTTGGCTAAGACGGATGGTGAGGTCCGGTCTGGTTTCGTGGAGTCTCCCAATGATGTGTTCTACAAAGACGGAGAGTCGAGTTCGAAGCCTTTGTCGCCGATATCGTTTCTGAGATCTCCGCCCAAGTTCCGAGTGTTTATGCTGTTCAGGAAGCCGAAATTGGAGAAACCGGAGGCCGCTTCCGATGCATTGCCGTCGCCGCCGTCTCCGAAGCAGCCGCACCAGCAGAGCAAGCGTTTCGGCGCCAAATGTAAGGTTGAGGAGGTGCCGATTTTCTCATTGCTGTCGAGAGCGAACAGTTCGAGAAGCAAACTACAGAGGCAGAGCTCTGACGACGCTTCGTCGAAGCGATTCTCGAAGGATGCGGTCCAGAAGTATCTGAAACTCATCAACATCAAGCCTCTCTACGTCAGAGTTTCCAAGAGGTACACCGACAAGCTGAAGCTCTCAGACGACTTCGCGACATCCTCTCCGACATCATCGCCTGCGACCTCGGCACCGCTTCGTGCGGGGTCGAAGCATCTTGGGAAGAGCCGGTCGGCGTCGTCTGCATCCGGTGTCCTTCCGCCGCCGGCTAGGAGAGACGATTCGCTGCAACTGCAGCACGACGGGATCCAGAGCGCCATTCTTCACTGCAAGAGATCATACAACTCCAGAG ATTTCTGCGTGCTGTCGCGATCCTCGAGCCATCCTTCCCGCGAGACGGACCTGAGTCAATACAGATCTTCCTCACATCAGGAAGACAAGAAAAGAAGTAGCATCTAA
- the LOC127794012 gene encoding late embryogenesis abundant protein At1g64065-like — translation MAGKEQQGNGYHRRDEEVNPRPPPSTDEIRRKKRLRWLLYIVAFVIFQAGVIALFTMTVMKFRTPKFRLRSATFDAVDFQTSGNPSFNVSMNALLAVKNTNFGGYKFDETTVHFFYKNTEVGSAMVPKSKAKFRSTKKLKVEAELTVPASLARNSELAKDLNSGILPLRSQAKMEGKITLMFVFKKKRSTNLDCSMEINSKTKQLQNLICK, via the coding sequence ATGGCCGGCAAAGAACAGCAAGGAAATGGCTATCACCGGAGAGACGAAGAGGTGAACCCCCGGCCGCCGCCTTCCACGGACGAGATCCGCCGTAAGAAGCGCCTGAGATGGCTGCTGTACATAGTGGCCTTCGTCATTTTCCAGGCGGGCGTCATCGCGCTCTTCACAATGACAGTGATGAAGTTCCGGACGCCCAAATTCCGGCTGCGCTCCGCCACCTTCGACGCCGTCGACTTCCAAACTTCCGGCAACCCGTCATTCAACGTGAGCATGAACGCTCTCCTTGCAGTCAAGAACACCAACTTCGGCGGCTACAAATTCGACGAAACCACCGTTCACTTCTTCTACAAGAACACCGAAGTCGGGAGCGCCATGGTGCCGAAGTCGAAAGCCAAGTTCCGGTCGACGAAGAAGCTGAAGGTTGAGGCGGAGTTGACGGTGCCGGCCAGCCTGGCGAGGAATTCGGAGCTGGCCAAGGATTTGAATTCCGGAATTCTGCCATTGAGGAGCCAGGCGAAGATGGAGGGGAAGATAACGCTGATGTTTGTGTTCAAGAAGAAGAGATCGACGAATTTGGATTGCAGCATGGAGATCAATTCCAAAACGAAGCAGCTCCAGAATCTGATCTGCAAGTGA
- the LOC127804036 gene encoding anthocyanidin 5,3-O-glucosyltransferase-like: MEAIVMYPSPGIGHLISMVELGKLILSHCPSYSIVILTTTPPFNTGSTAPYIRHVSATTPPISFHHLPPISPPLDPFSFPSIEAVTFELLRLNTPNVRQALRSISLSASVAAFIIDLFSTPAFSVGAELNLPTFYFFTSGASCLACYLYLPTTDRNTTGDFKDMNTLLHFPSLPPIPSSDMPLPMMERRSVEYNALIDFFVHMPKSDGIIVNTFESLEPDAVKAIQDGLCVPDAPTPPVFCVGPLIASDEGRGGVSENVCLRWLDSQPSGSVVFLCFGSLGSFSVEQLAAMAVGLERSGQRFLWVVRNPPDPDKGKVIAAPPEPDLDSLLPDGFLERTKERGLVVKSWAPQVAVLRHDSVGGFVTHCGWNSVLEAVCAGVPMVAWPLYAEQRLNRVLLVEQMKLALSMNESDGGFVAAAEVEERVRELMESEAGKAARERAKAAKEGSMAALSDGGSSLAALTKLVESWKRS, from the coding sequence ATGGAAGCCATAGTGATGTATCCATCGCCAGGAATCGGCCACCTGATATCCATGGTGGAGCTGGGGAAGCTGATACTGAGCCACTGCCCTTCCTACTCCATCGTCATCCTCACCACCACTCCCCCCTTCAACACGGGCTCCACCGCCCCCTACATCCGCCACGTCTCCGCCACCACCCCGCCCATCTCCTTCCACCACCTCCCCCCCATCTCCCCCCCTCTCGACCCCTTCTCCTTCCCCTCCATCGAAGCCGTCACCTTCGAGCTCCTCCGCCTCAACACCCCCAACGTCCGCCAGGCCCTCCGCTCCATCTCCCTCTCCGCCTCCGTGGCCGCCTTCATCATCGACCTCTTTTCCACTCCCGCCTTCTCCGTCGGCGCCGAACTCAACCTCCCCACCTTCTACTTCTTCACCTCCGGCGCTTCTTGCCTCGCTTGCTACCTTTACTTGCCGACAACTGATCGGAACACCACGGGAGACTTCAAAGACATGAATACGCTTCTTCACTTTCCGAGCTTGCCTCCGATTCCATCCTCCGATATGCCGCTGCCAATGATGGAGAGAAGATCCGTCGAGTATAATGCACTCATAGATTTCTTTGTCCATATGCCCAAATCGGATGGGATTATTGTCAACACGTTCGAATCTCTGGAACCGGACGCCGTGAAAGCGATCCAAGATGGACTCTGTGTTCCCGACGCTCCTACGCCGCCGGTGTTCTGCGTGGGCCCGCTCATTGCGTCCGACGAAGGCCGCGGCGGCGTCAGTGAAAACGTGTGTTTGAGGTGGCTCGACTCACAGCCGAGTGGAAGCGTTGTATTCCTATGCTTCGGAAGCTTGGGTTCGTTCTCGGTGGAGCAGTTGGCGGCGATGGCGGTCGGGTTGGAGCGGAGCGGCCAGAGGTTCTTGTGGGTGGTCCGGAACCCGCCCGACCCAGATAAAGGAAAGGTCATTGCGGCCCCGCCCGAGCCGGATCTGGATTCGCTTCTTCCCGATGGGTTCTTGGAGCGAACGAAGGAAAGGGGGCTGGTGGTGAAGTCATGGGCGCCGCAGGTGGCGGTGTTGCGGCACGACTCGGTGGGCGGGTTCGTGACACACTGCGGGTGGAACTCGGTGTTGGAGGCGGTGTGCGCCGGCGTGCCGATGGTGGCGTGGCCGCTCTACGCTGAGCAGAGGCTGAACAGGGTGCTGTTGGTGGAGCAAATGAAGCTGGCCTTGTCGATGAACGAGTCGGACGGCGGATTCGTGGCGGCGGCGGAGGTGGAGGAGCGAGTCAGAGAGCTGATGGAATCCGAGGCCGGCAAGGCCGCTAGGGAGCGAGCCAAGGCGGCGAAGGAGGGGTCAATGGCCGCGCTGAGCGACGGCGGGTCGTCGCTGGCGGCGTTGACTAAACTGGTTGAGTCATGGAAGCggagttga